The following coding sequences lie in one Polynucleobacter sp. HIN7 genomic window:
- a CDS encoding Tim44 domain-containing protein: MKSTYLKAGVFALSFAFLSVGHVAVVDAKRLGGGSNIGRSANAPKQKQAQPPAQQKPAQQAQQPAAAPAQAAAPAAAAKRSGLGGMLGGLAAGLGIAYLLSHFGLGEAAASFLTGLLLAVLVGFVLLFVLRRFMPASAKNMPSPVPASNGMQRTARQEPAFTPSHPVNTGFGSPSPMLEEAPAYQLPEGFDQIAFLANAKHYFTRLQKAWDAGDLEALREFTTPEMFASLQRDLQGRAEGVNQTDVVTLNAELLGVETDANTYLCSVEFTGMIREQADGPAEPFREVWNLSKPVNVPGGWVLAGIQQLV, encoded by the coding sequence TCGCTGTTGTTGACGCAAAGCGTTTGGGCGGTGGGTCGAACATCGGTCGCTCAGCCAATGCGCCTAAGCAAAAACAAGCACAACCTCCGGCCCAGCAAAAACCAGCACAGCAAGCGCAACAACCTGCTGCGGCACCTGCTCAAGCTGCTGCGCCAGCCGCTGCAGCTAAGCGTTCGGGCTTAGGTGGAATGTTAGGCGGTCTTGCAGCAGGTCTTGGAATTGCTTACTTGCTTTCGCATTTTGGTTTAGGTGAGGCTGCTGCTTCATTTTTGACAGGACTCTTATTGGCCGTCTTAGTTGGTTTTGTATTGTTATTCGTGTTGCGCCGCTTTATGCCAGCCAGCGCTAAAAATATGCCAAGCCCAGTGCCTGCTTCTAATGGAATGCAACGAACCGCGAGGCAAGAGCCTGCCTTTACGCCTAGTCATCCAGTGAATACTGGATTTGGATCGCCAAGCCCAATGCTTGAGGAGGCTCCTGCTTATCAACTGCCTGAAGGCTTTGATCAAATCGCATTTTTGGCCAATGCAAAACACTACTTCACGCGTTTGCAAAAGGCTTGGGATGCTGGCGATCTTGAGGCATTGCGCGAATTTACAACCCCCGAAATGTTTGCCAGCTTGCAACGTGATCTGCAGGGCCGTGCTGAAGGGGTAAATCAAACGGATGTGGTTACGCTAAACGCTGAACTCTTGGGCGTTGAGACCGACGCGAATACTTACCTGTGCAGCGTTGAGTTCACTGGCATGATTCGGGAGCAGGCAGATGGACCCGCTGAACCATTTAGGGAGGTTTGGAATTTATCGAAGCCTGTCAATGTTCCTGGGGGCTGGGTTCTAGCTGGTATTCAGCAATTGGTTTAA